The segment GGCCGGATCTGCACGTCGATGTCTCCTTAACTGGAATCATGAGTAGCCTATCCATGTGGAAGATCTCTTTGGTGCCGGCGCGGACAACGACGACGACGCCGGCAGCCGGGCGACGGACCCGGACCGTTCCGGGGCAGGGCGCACGGCGTCGCCGCGCAGCCCCCTGGCCGTCCGGATGAGGCCGCGAACGCTGGACGACGTCGTGGGCCAGCAGCATTTGCTGGGCCACGGGTCGCCCTTGCGGCAGCTCGCCGCCGGAGCTGACGCCGCCGGCCCCGCCGGTCCCAGCTCAGTCATCCTGTGGGGACCGCCAGGAACAGGAAAGACAACGCTGGCACACGTCATCGCCCGCGGACCGGGCAGGAAGTTCGTGGAATTGTCCGCCATCACCGCCGGTGTCAAGGATGTCCGGCTCGTCATGGAAAATGCGTTGACTGCACGGGATCTTTACCGGACCACCACCGTGCTGTTCCTCGATGAGATCCACCGCTTCAACAAAGCCCAACAGGACGCCCTGCTTCCCGGAGTCGAGAAGGGCTGGGTGGTGCTGGTCGCAGCCACCACGGAAAACCCCTCGTTCTCGGTGGTTTCGCCGCTGCTGTCGCGGTCATTGCTGCTTACTCTCAAGCCGCTCACGGGCGGTGACATCGAAGGGCTTCTGCAAAGGGCTGTTGCCGATGCCCGCGGCTTGGCCGGGGGAGTGCAGCTCACGCCCGAAGCCCTCGAGCATTTGGTCCGGTTGTCCGGTGGAGATGCCCGCCGTGCGCTCACGGCCCTTGAGGCCGCTGCCGGGGTGGCCTACGGAGACCGCACCAACGACGGCGGCGACGCTTCCGAAGACGCGTCCGAAGAGGCAAGACTGGCGGGCGACGACGCTCCGGAGCTTCCAGTGCGCGTCGAGCTCCGCCATACGGAGCGGGCCCTGGATGTGGCCGCAGTTCGATACGACCGGGCGGGCGACCAGCACTACGACGTCGCCAGCGCGTTTATCAAGTCGATCCGCGGCTCCGACGTCGACGCGGCCCTCCACTACCTGGCCCGTATGCTCGAAGCAGGCGAGGATCCGCGCTTCGTGGCCCGCCGCATCGTTATCTCTGCGGCCGAGGACATCGGAATGGCAGATCCCACGGCACTACAGACCGCCGTCGCCGCTGCCCAGGCCGTACAACTCATCGGCATGCCCGAGGGCCGGATCATCCTCGCCGAAGCCGTGGTGCATTTGGCAACGGCGCCCAAGTCCAACGCCGCTTACATGGGCATCAACAAGGCCGTCGCCGATGTGCGCGCCGGCATGGGAATCGGGATTCCGGCGCACCTGCGCGACGCCCACTACCAGGGCGCGAAGGGACTTGGCCATGGACAGGGCTACCAATACGCCCATGATGCCCCGCACGGCGTTGCCACCCAGCAATATGCTCCGGATGATTTGGTGGGCAGGGACTATTACGAGCCCACAGCGAACGGCGCGGAACGGGACATTGCTCCCAGGCTTGAGCGACTACGCAGGATCATCCGGGGCACTTAGCCGTCATGGTAGGCTAGATGCTTGTCTGGCAAGGCACGGAGGCACAATCCTTCAGAACGTAGCTTCTGATGTTGTGCCCTGCGCCCCGTAGCAAAAGGCAGCGGTTGGCCGATGCTCTCCCTCATGGAGGCCAGTAACACTGACACACCGCAGATATTGGAAGGACACAAGTGGCTAACAACACTCGTGCTCGCCGTACCGCACGTCTTTCGCGTGCACTCGGCATCGCTCTGACTCCCAAGGCCGCCAAGTACATGGAGCGCCGTCCGTACGGCCCCGGTGAGCATGGCCGTGCCCGCAAGAAGCAGGACTCTGACTACGCTGTACGTCTGCGCGAAAAGCAGCGTCTGCGCGCCCAGTACGGCATCCGCGAAGCCCAGATGACCCGTGCCTTCGAAGAAGCACGCCGCACCAAGGGCCTGACCGGTGAGAACCTGATCGAGCTGCTCGAAATGCGTCTCGACGCCCTCGTGCTGCGTGCCGGCTTCGCCCGCACCATCGCCCAGGCCCGCCAGCTGGTTGTGCACCGCCACATCCTTGTTGATGGCATTCGCGTGGACCGCCCGTCATTCCGCGTTGCGGAAGGCCAGCTCATCCACGTTCACAGCCGCAGCGAAGTCATGGCTCCGTTCCAGGTTGCAGCTGCCGGCGCACACGTCTTGAACGTCGTTCCGGCTTACCTGGACGTCAAGATCGACGCCCTCCAGGCTCGCCTGGTTCGCCGCCCGAAGCGCTCTGAGGTCCCCGTGACCTGCGAAGAGCAGCTCGTCGTCGAATTCTACGCTCGCTAAATTCCAGCGCGCATACAAAGAAGCCCGTGGCACGCGCCGCGGGCTTCTTTGTATGTAAGGTACTTGGGGAAGCCACGCCGGGGGTGCTTGCGCAGACC is part of the Arthrobacter methylotrophus genome and harbors:
- the rpsD gene encoding 30S ribosomal protein S4 is translated as MANNTRARRTARLSRALGIALTPKAAKYMERRPYGPGEHGRARKKQDSDYAVRLREKQRLRAQYGIREAQMTRAFEEARRTKGLTGENLIELLEMRLDALVLRAGFARTIAQARQLVVHRHILVDGIRVDRPSFRVAEGQLIHVHSRSEVMAPFQVAAAGAHVLNVVPAYLDVKIDALQARLVRRPKRSEVPVTCEEQLVVEFYAR
- a CDS encoding replication-associated recombination protein A — its product is MEDLFGAGADNDDDAGSRATDPDRSGAGRTASPRSPLAVRMRPRTLDDVVGQQHLLGHGSPLRQLAAGADAAGPAGPSSVILWGPPGTGKTTLAHVIARGPGRKFVELSAITAGVKDVRLVMENALTARDLYRTTTVLFLDEIHRFNKAQQDALLPGVEKGWVVLVAATTENPSFSVVSPLLSRSLLLTLKPLTGGDIEGLLQRAVADARGLAGGVQLTPEALEHLVRLSGGDARRALTALEAAAGVAYGDRTNDGGDASEDASEEARLAGDDAPELPVRVELRHTERALDVAAVRYDRAGDQHYDVASAFIKSIRGSDVDAALHYLARMLEAGEDPRFVARRIVISAAEDIGMADPTALQTAVAAAQAVQLIGMPEGRIILAEAVVHLATAPKSNAAYMGINKAVADVRAGMGIGIPAHLRDAHYQGAKGLGHGQGYQYAHDAPHGVATQQYAPDDLVGRDYYEPTANGAERDIAPRLERLRRIIRGT